Within Micromonospora parathelypteridis, the genomic segment GCGGTCGCCGGGTTCGTTGCCGTGCACGTTGCAGTTGATGGCCACCGGGGCGGTCGCGGCGACGGCTGCGGGGGTGGCCGGTGGGGTGGGGCTGCCGATGACGAGCATGTTGATGGGTCGGTTCTGGATGGTGCGGCCGAGTTCGACGACGCGGACGCGGTCGCTGAGCGCGTCGATGGCGGCGGTGTAGGCGTACTCGTCGGTGTCGCTGGTGTATTGCGCGGCGTGGGTGGTTTCCCATTGGGTGCGCAGCTGCTGGCCGGGGTTTTCGGGGTTGCCCCAGGGGGCGGTGGTGGTGGCGGTGACCGGGTCGGAGTAGGGCTGTTCGGTGGTGCCGGTGCGGGCCCGGACCCGCCATTGGAAGGTGTCGCCGGGGTTGAAGCCGGCGTCGGCGAAGGTGGGTGCCTCCTGGTTGATCTGGCGGTTGGGTCGCCAGATGCCGACGATGGTGGGTGCGCCGGTGGGGGTGTTGTCGGCGTCGACGGGGGTGCGTTCGATCTGGTAGTCGGTGGCGCCGTCGACTGGTTGCCAGGCGAGGGTGGCGAATCCGTCGGCCTGGCGGACGGAGAGGGCGTTGACCTGGTTGGGTTCCGCGGCACGTTGGGCGTTGGCGGGGGTGGGTGCGGCGGTGAGGGTGAGGGCGATGAGGGTTGTTACCGCGATGAGGGTGGGTCGCTGACGTCTCATGTGGCCTCCGACGAGGTGATCGTGGCGTGTATCGGCCAGCATGATCGTCGGCGTCCGTCGATGCAATGATCTTGAGGGAATCTTGCGACTCGGCGGCGGCGCTCCCCCGTCGCGCCTACGCGGTGACGGTGGCGGTTTCACCCGGTGAGAGCCAGTGGATGCTGTCGCGTACCGAGGGCGGTGCGGCGGTGAATGCCCGCTCGATGACGTCGCGGGGTTCCTGGAAGTGCTGCCAGCCCTCGTAGTGCACGGGGATCGCGGTGTGGGGTCGCAGCGCGGCGCACAGTTGGACGGCCCGCCGGGCGGTCATGGAGTAGCGCAGTGGCCCCGTGATGGGGAACCGCACCCCGCCTAGGTGCAGCAGCACCGTGCCGATCGGGATGCGGGTGGCCACGTCGCGTACCCGGCGGGTCAGCACGGTGTCGCCGGTGATCCAGAGCGCGCCGTGTTGTTGTCCGGCCCAGCGTAGGGCGAAGCCGATGACGTCACCGACGATCGGGCCGCTCAGTGGCGGGCCGTGCCGGCACGGTGTCGCGGTCACCTCGATCGTCGGCCGTCCGGAGCGCGCGAGTCGGGTGTTCTGCCCGGCGCGCAGGCCCTGGGTGTCGCCGCCGAGCCGACGTGCCCCGGACACGGCGGTGAGGACGGTGTCCACGCCGGTCAGCAGCGCGCGACCGGTGTCGTCGAGGTTGTCGCCGTGGTGGTCGTGGCTGAGCAGCACCGCGTCGATCGGCCCGAGGTCGGCGGCGGGGATGGCCGGGCCGGTGACCTTACGCGATGAGGTGCCCCAGCCGAAGGCATAGCGGCGACCGGGTGCGTCGAACGTCGGGTCGGTGAGCAACCGCCAGCCGCCGACCTCGATCAGCGTGGTGGGGCCGCCGATGTGGGTGATGCGCAGCGGTTCCGCGGTGGTCACCGCGCGTGCCGCAGGGCCCAGTCGAGGGCGTCGTCGGCGATCTGTTGCCAACCCTGCTGCGCGGGCAGCAGGTGTGCGTACCCGTCGTAGAGCTGGACCTCGGTGATGGTGTTGTCGGCCTTGTAGTGCGCGGCGTTGGAGCGCTGCACGCTGGGCGGCATGATGTGGTCTTCGGAGCCGGAGATGAACAGCAGCGGCGCGCGCTGGTCGTTGTGGTAGTTGACGGCGATGTCCTGCGGGCCGGGCAGCAGGTTGGCCAGGACGCTGTCCCAGAGGATGCCGCCGGCGGCGGGGATGGCGTAGCGCTCGTACAGGGCGCGGGCCTCGTCCTCGGCGAAGGTGTTGGTGAACGCGTAGTTCCACTGCTCGAAGGTGAACCCGACGGCCCGGTGCCGGTTGGCTGGGTTCTTCAGCACCGGGAAGGTGGAGCGGAGCTGCGAGAAGGGGATCACCTTGACGCCTTCGGTGGGCGCCGAGTTGAGGGCGACCGCCGAGGCGCCGTACCCCCGGTCGAGCAGCACCTGGGTGAACGCCCCGCCGGCGGAGTGGCCCATGATGATCGGCGGCGTGGGTAGCGCTTCGACCACCGTGCTGAGGTGCTCGATGACCTGCGGTGCGGTCAGCGTCTCCAGCGGGCTGGGGTCGGCGTTGATCGCCTCGACCTCGACTTCCAGCCCCGGGTACGTGGGGGTGATCACTCGGAAGCCTTTGGCCTGGTAGTGGGTGACCCAGTGTTCCCAGCTGCGGGGGGTGACCCAGAATCCGTGGATGAGCACGATCGTGTCCGGCGTGTCGCTCATGGTCAGCTCCGTGGTGTCGGGGGTGGCGATGGCGCGTCGGCGGTGGTGTCGGTGCGTCCACCCTAGACATTCGTGACCCGCGATGGCGGCTTTACCGCGAGTCGACTCTCAGCCGAGGTCGACGAGCAGGGGCCGGTGGTCGGAGACGGTGGACGGCGGCGCGGTGACGGCCCGCACGGGTGGGAGCTGGTCGAGGGCGTGCCGGTCGGCGAGGATGTGGTCGAGTTGGACGCGGGGCTGCCCGGAGGGGTAGGTGGGGCGTCGGCCCAGGGGGTGCCAGCCGGAGATGAGCCGGGCCGGGCCCGCGGGCAGGTTGAGGTCGCCGAGCAGGACGCGGGGGGCGGGCAGCGCCCGCAGGGCGCGGACGGTCTGGCGGAGTTGGCGGGCGTTCCAGCCGGGCACGAAGGACAGGTGGGTCGCGGCGACGGTGAGCGGGCCGTGTGGGGTGTCCAGGATGGCGGCGAGGACGACGCGAGGTTCGTCGTGCAGCAGGATGAGGCCGCCGCGGGGGCCGGGGACGTAGACCGGTGAGCGGACGGGGGCGGGTTTGAGCCGGGTGACGTGCCAACTGCGGACCGGGTGTCGGCTGATCAGGCCGATGCCGTAGCAGGGTTCGCCGTGCCCGTCGTCGTCGTGGCGCAGCGGGCGGAACTGTTCGCCGGGGGTGCCGACGAGGGCAGCGGCGAAGCGGTGCTGGGGTGCGTCGAGGGCGCGGGCGGCGATGGCGGTGAGGTCGAGGTTGCCGCTGCGGTGCTGGTCGCGGTCGACCTCCTGCAGGGCGAGCACGTCGGCGTCGAGGGCGCGTACGGCGGCGGCGAGCCGGTCGGAGTTGACGAGCCCGTCGGTGAGGGATCGTCCGTGCAGCAGGTTGAAGGTGGCCAGGCGCACTCCTGCACCTTACGTGCCCGTGACATGGTTGCCCGGTGGTGAAGGTGCTGCTGTGTTCCATGCTGGTGTTCGTGGCGGTTGGCGCGTTGGGGGTGTGGTTGCGGCGTACGCGGGGTCGCTGACCGGGTGAGGCTGGCCACTCCGGTGCCGGTCGGGGGTGCCCCGGTGGGGAGAATTGCCGTCCGTGGACGCCGTATCGCTGAGTACTCTGCTGGCCGCTGCCGCGATGGCCGGGTGGGTCGACGCCGTGGTCGGCGGTGGGGGGTTGTTGCTGCTGCCGGCGTTGCTGGTGGCCGCCCCGGGGTTGCCGGTGGCGACCGCGTTGGGCACGAACAAGCTGGCCGCGATCTTCGGTACGGCCACGGCGGCGGCGACGTACGCCCGGCGGACCAAGGTCGACTGGCGGGTGGTGGCGCCGGCGGCGGGGCTGGCGGTCCTCAGCGCGGGTGTGGGCGCCGCGCTCGCCGGGGCGGTGCCGGCGTCGGCGTACCGGCCGGTGGTGCTGGTCGTGCTGGTGGCGGTGGCGGTGTTCGTGCTGCTGCGCCCCCGGCTGGGGGTGGTGGCGGTGCCGCAGCGGCGTACCCCGGTGCGGGTGGCGGCGGCGATCGCGGTGGCCGGGGTGGGCATCGCCCTGTACGACGGGTTGATCGGTCCGGGCACCGGCACGTTTCTGGTGTTGGCGTTCACCGCGCTGGTGGGCGCGGACTTCGTGCACGGCTCGGCGATGGCGAAGGTCGTCAACGCGGGTACGAATCTGGGTGCGCTGGTGGTGTTCGGGGTGACCGGGCACGTGTGGTGGTTGCTGGGCGCGGGGATGGCGGTGTGCAACATCGCCGGCGCGGTGTTGGGGGCGCGGATGGCGTTGCGCCGCGGGTCGGGTTTCGTGCGGGTGGTGCTGCTGGTGGTGGTGGTCGCGTTGGTCGCGAAGCTCGGTCATGACCAGTGGGTGGCCCGCTGATGCCGGTGCGGGCCGAGCACGACCGTGCGGTGCTGGCGCGGTTGCTGGGGCGTGACCCGGTGCTGCACGCCTACCAGTTGGGCGACCTGGACGACTTCTTCTGGCCGTACACGTCGTGGTTCCGCCGGGGTGAGCAGGTCGCGTTGCTGTACCACGGGGTCGACCTGCCGACGCTGCTGGCGTTCGCTGCGCCGGCGGACACGGGGTCGCTGGCGGTGTTGCTGGCGGAGATGGCGCCGGTGCTGCCGGCCCGGCTGTACGCGCACCTGTCCCCCGGTCTGGCCGATGCTCTGGCCGGGTCGTTCCGGTTGGCTTCCGGTGGCCGGCACCACCGGATGGCGTTGACCGACCCGGCGCGGTTGGGCGTGGTGGCCCCGGCGGGTGTGGTGCTCGGCGCGGCGGACCTGCCGCAGGTGCGTGAGTTGTACGCGCAGGCGTACCCCGGTAACTGGTTCGACGAGCGGATGCTGCAGACCGGGCAGTACCTGGGCGTACGCGAGGGCGGCACGCTGGTCGCGGTGGCCGGGGTGCACGTGTTCTCGCCGGCGTACCGGGTGGCGGCCCTGGGCAACGTCACGACGCATCCGCGCTGGCGGGGGCGGGGGCTGGGCGCGTCGGTGGTGGCGGCGTTGTGCGCCCGGCTGCGGGAGAGCGTCGAGCACGTCACGCTGAACGTGAAGGCGGACAACGTGGCCGCGGTGCGCCTGTACGAGCGGGTGGGTTTCACCCGCGTCGCCGACTACGACGAGTGGACGTTGACCGCTCTAGCGGCGGCGGCTGGGTGAGTCGAAGCGGCCGGCGCGGATCTCGCGCAGGGCGCGGCGGCGGGTGTCGCCACGCAGGGTGTCGACGTAGAGGGTGCCGCGCAGGTGGTCGGTCTCGTGTTGCAGGGCGCGGGCGAGGAACCCGGTGCCGGTGATGCTGAGCGGCTCACCGTGCTGGTCGACGCCGTGGGCGGTGGCGTGCAGGGCCCGTACGGTCGGGAAGTACAGCCCGGGGATGGACAGGCAGCCCTCTTCGTCGTCCTGGACGTCGTCGGACAGCTCCAGGGTCGGGTTGATCAGGTGGCCGCGGTGCCCGTCGGCGTCGTAGACGAACACCTGGGCGCTGACGCCGATCTGCGGTGCGGCGACGCCGGCGCGGCCGGGTTCGCCGAGCAGGGTGTCCATCAGGTCGGTGACGAGGGCACGCAGCTCGGCGTCGAAGGTGGTGACCGGCTCGCACTCGGTCCGCAGGACGGGGTCGCCGATGATCCGGATGGGCCGCATGGTCATGCCGGTCAGCGTATCGCCGGTGGCGCCGGGGTCAGCGTCCGGCCAGGGCGGCGCGGATCGGGGCGGTCTTCGCGGCGGCTTCGGCGACCTCGGCGTACGCGTCGCTGTCCCAGGTGATGCCGCCGCCGGCCCAGGTGTGCAGCAACTCGGCGTCGGCGGCGGCGGTGCGGATGGTCAGGCCGAGGTCGACGCGGCCGGGGGCGACCCAGCCCAACGCGCCCATGCTGGCACCCCGACCGACGGGTTCGAGGGCGTTGATCTGGGTCAGGGCGGCGTGTTTCGGCGCGCCGGTGACGGAGCCGCCGGGGCAGGTGGCGCGCAGCAGGTCGGCGAGGCCGAGGCCGTCGGCGGCGGCGGCGCGTACGGTCGACTCGGCCTGCCACAGGTCGCACCAGCGGCGTACGGCGAACAGGTCGTCGACGCGAACGGTGCCGGTGCGGGCGATGCGGGCGAGGTCGTTGCGTTCCAGGTCGACGATCATGATGTGTTCGGCGCGTTCCTTGGCGCTGGCGATCAGCTCGCTGCGGCCGGCGGCGGTGGCCGGGCGGGTGCCCTTGATGGGGCGGGTGATCAGCTGCCCGTCGGTGACTTCGACGAGGGTTTCCGGGGAGGCGCAGCCGATCGCCCAGCCGTCGCCGGTGAGCACACCGCCGTAGCGGGCCCCGGGGAGCGCGCCGAGGCGGCTCAGGGCGGGCAGTGGGTCACCGGTGTAGCGGGCGGCGGCGTGCCCGACGAGGTTGGTCTGGTAGACGTCGCCGCGGCCGATGGCGGCGCGGACCGCGTCGACGGCGTCGGCGTGCTGGCGAGGTGTCCAGCTCTCGGTCCACGCGCCGAGCCACCACGGCGATGGTGGGCCGGCCGCGGTGACCCGGGGACGGCCGTGGTCGTAGACGACCACGGTGAGGTCGGGCAGCGCCGGCGCGGGCTCGGGCGCCGTGGTGGGTGCGCCGGCCAGGTACGCCCCGGCCGCGGCGGACAGGTAGAGCGCGGCGCCGCAGGCCCCGGTGTCGTGGTGGGCGGGGGCGGGTCGGGTCAGGTCGTGCAGGGGCAGGCCGTGCGCGGCGAGGAATTCCTCGGCCAGTGCGGCGGGGTCGCCGCCGTCGCCGAGGCGCCACTGCAGGCGGGCGCGTTCGGTGAGCGCGCCTCGGCACGCGGCCGGTGCCGCGGGTACATCGACCAGCATTTGTGGGAGCGTTTCCACGCCGTACGGTCCGACCTTCCTCATCCGTTCAGTGGATTTCCCGTGCGCCAGGCCGACACCTGCTCGATGCTGGACACTTTCGCTTGGTACTGTGCGTCACTGGTCATGTGAACCATGACACAGTGCCCCCACAGTCCGGAGACCCTGATGTGCCAGCACCAACCGACCTGCCCCTCCGCTGAAGCCACCGACCGGGAAGCCGCACGGGTCCTCGCCTGCTTCCGTGAGCAGGGCTGGAGCCTGCTCTGCAACGGTGTGATCGTCTTCGAGGACACCGGCGAGCTGCTCCCCGACGGCAGCAGCATCGCACCGCACCGCGGCCCCGCCCGCCACGCCCTCGTGGCCTGATCGACCACCCAGCGTCACCAGATAGCCGCCGTCGACCCAGGCTAGTCCCCCGGTAAGGGACGTCCCCGCCCAGGTCGCGGCGCCCGCCGGGGCGGCCACACCGCCCGCCCCGGCTCGCCCGTGGTCAGTCCCGGGACGCCTCCGGCGTCGTCAGTCCTCGAACGCCTCCGGCGTCGTCAGTCCTCGAACGCCTCCGGCGACGGGCACGAGCAGACCAGGTTCCGGTCGCCGTACGCGCCGTCGATCCGCCGCACCGGCGGCCAGTACTTTCCGGCCCGGTCCACCCCGGCCGGGTACGCGCCCACCGACCGCGGGTACGGGTGCGGCCACTCGTCACCGCTGACCATCGCCGCGGTGTGCGGCGCGTTGGCCAGGGGGTTGTCCCCGGCCGGCCACGCCCCGGAACCCACCTGCTCGATCTCGGCCCGGATCGCGATCATCGCCGCGCAGAACCGGTCCAGCTCGGCCAGGTCCTCACTCTCGGTCGGCTCCACCATCAGCGTCCCCGCCACCGGGAACGACATCGTCGGCGCGTGGAAGCCGTAGTCGATCAGCCGCTTCGCCACGTCGTCGACGCTCACCCCGGTCGCCTTCGTCAACGGCCGCAGGTCGAGGATGCACTCGTGCGCCACCAGGCCCTTGTTGCCGGCGTACAGCACCGGGAAGTGCCCCCGCAGCCGCGCCGCCACGTAGTTCGCCGCGAGGACCGCCACACCGGTCGCCCGGGTCAGCCCGGCCGCGCCCATCATCCGCAGGTACGCCCACGGAATCGGCAGGATCCCCGCCGACCCGTACTTCGCCGCCGAGATCGCCGGCGTCGCGTCCGCGTGCGTGCCCAGCGGGTCACCCGGCAGGAACGGCGCCAGGTGCGCGCGCACCGCCACCGGACCCACGCCGGGGCCGCCGCCACCGTGCGGGATGCAGAACGTCTTGTGCAGGTTCAGGTGCGACACGTCCGCCCCGAACTTGCCCGGCTTCGCGAAACCGACAAGCGCGTTGAGGTTCGCCCCGTCGACGTACACCTGACCACCGGCGTCGTGGACCTTCGCGCACAGCGACGCGATGCCCGTCTCGTACACCCCGTGCGTCGACGGGTACGTCACCATGATCCCGGCGAGCGCGTTCCGATGCTTCTCGATCTTCGCGTCCAGGTCGACCAGGTCGACGTTGCCGTCGTCGTCGCAGGCCACCACGACGACCCGCATGCCGGCCATCACCGCCGACGCCGCGTTCGTGCCGTGCGCCGACGACGGGATCAGGCACACGTCGCGGTGCGACTCACCCCGCGACGCGTGGTACGAGCGGATCGCCAGCAACCCGGCCAGCTCACCCTGCGACCCGGCGTTGGGCTGCACACTGACCGCGTCGTAGCCGGTCACCTCCGCCAGCCACGACTCCAGCTGGCCGATCATCTCCCGGTACCCGACGGTCTGGTCGTCCGGCGCGAACGGGTGGATGTGCGCGAACTCCGCCCAGCTGACCGGCTCCATCTCCGTGGTGGCGTTCAGCTTCATCGTGCACGACCCGAGCGGGATCATGCCCCGGTCCAGGGCGTAGTCGAAGTCCGACAACCGCCGCAGGTAGCGCAGCATCGCCGTCTCCGAGTGGTGGCTGCGGAACACCGGGTGGGTCAGGAAGTCGCTGCTGCGGCGCAGGCCGGTCGGCAGGGTCGGGTCGACGGCGCCGTCGAAGCTCGGCACACCGAACGCCTCCCACACCGCCGCCAGGTGCGCCACGGTCGTCGTCTCGTCGCACGACACACCCACCCGGTCGGCGTCGACCAGCCGCAGGTTCACGCCCCGCTCGGCGGCCGCCGCGACGACCTGCGCCGCCCGGCCCGGCACCCGCGCGGTGACGGTGTCGAAGAACGCGACGTCCGCGACGTCCACGCCCCCGGCGAGCAGCCCGGCCGCGAGCCGCGCCGCCATGTCATGG encodes:
- a CDS encoding sulfite exporter TauE/SafE family protein codes for the protein MDAVSLSTLLAAAAMAGWVDAVVGGGGLLLLPALLVAAPGLPVATALGTNKLAAIFGTATAAATYARRTKVDWRVVAPAAGLAVLSAGVGAALAGAVPASAYRPVVLVVLVAVAVFVLLRPRLGVVAVPQRRTPVRVAAAIAVAGVGIALYDGLIGPGTGTFLVLAFTALVGADFVHGSAMAKVVNAGTNLGALVVFGVTGHVWWLLGAGMAVCNIAGAVLGARMALRRGSGFVRVVLLVVVVALVAKLGHDQWVAR
- a CDS encoding GNAT family N-acetyltransferase, producing the protein MPVRAEHDRAVLARLLGRDPVLHAYQLGDLDDFFWPYTSWFRRGEQVALLYHGVDLPTLLAFAAPADTGSLAVLLAEMAPVLPARLYAHLSPGLADALAGSFRLASGGRHHRMALTDPARLGVVAPAGVVLGAADLPQVRELYAQAYPGNWFDERMLQTGQYLGVREGGTLVAVAGVHVFSPAYRVAALGNVTTHPRWRGRGLGASVVAALCARLRESVEHVTLNVKADNVAAVRLYERVGFTRVADYDEWTLTALAAAAG
- a CDS encoding MBL fold metallo-hydrolase, which codes for MTTAEPLRITHIGGPTTLIEVGGWRLLTDPTFDAPGRRYAFGWGTSSRKVTGPAIPAADLGPIDAVLLSHDHHGDNLDDTGRALLTGVDTVLTAVSGARRLGGDTQGLRAGQNTRLARSGRPTIEVTATPCRHGPPLSGPIVGDVIGFALRWAGQQHGALWITGDTVLTRRVRDVATRIPIGTVLLHLGGVRFPITGPLRYSMTARRAVQLCAALRPHTAIPVHYEGWQHFQEPRDVIERAFTAAPPSVRDSIHWLSPGETATVTA
- a CDS encoding DUF5999 family protein yields the protein MCQHQPTCPSAEATDREAARVLACFREQGWSLLCNGVIVFEDTGELLPDGSSIAPHRGPARHALVA
- the def gene encoding peptide deformylase, which translates into the protein MTMRPIRIIGDPVLRTECEPVTTFDAELRALVTDLMDTLLGEPGRAGVAAPQIGVSAQVFVYDADGHRGHLINPTLELSDDVQDDEEGCLSIPGLYFPTVRALHATAHGVDQHGEPLSITGTGFLARALQHETDHLRGTLYVDTLRGDTRRRALREIRAGRFDSPSRRR
- a CDS encoding alpha/beta hydrolase, translating into MSDTPDTIVLIHGFWVTPRSWEHWVTHYQAKGFRVITPTYPGLEVEVEAINADPSPLETLTAPQVIEHLSTVVEALPTPPIIMGHSAGGAFTQVLLDRGYGASAVALNSAPTEGVKVIPFSQLRSTFPVLKNPANRHRAVGFTFEQWNYAFTNTFAEDEARALYERYAIPAAGGILWDSVLANLLPGPQDIAVNYHNDQRAPLLFISGSEDHIMPPSVQRSNAAHYKADNTITEVQLYDGYAHLLPAQQGWQQIADDALDWALRHAR
- the gcvP gene encoding aminomethyl-transferring glycine dehydrogenase — protein: MTVEQFATRHIGPGPDDERRMLEVVGHDSIDELMDAAIPEVIRWHGTLDLPDPATEAETIAELRALAARNTVAVSMIGLGYHGTHTPAVIRRNVLEDPAWYTAYTPYQPEISQGRLEALLNFQTMVTDLTGLATANASMLDEGTAAAEAMTLARRASKSKSGVYVVDADALPQTIAVITSRAEPLGIDVRVLDVERDELPAEFFGLHLQYPGASGAVRDHATLVEAAHAAGALVTVAADLLALTLLRAPGEIGADIAAGTTQRFGVPMGFGGPHAGYLAVRSGLERMLPGRLVGVSRDADGNPAYRLALQTREQHIRREKATSNICTAQVLLAVMAGMYAVYHGPDGLRDIATRTHDMAARLAAGLLAGGVDVADVAFFDTVTARVPGRAAQVVAAAAERGVNLRLVDADRVGVSCDETTTVAHLAAVWEAFGVPSFDGAVDPTLPTGLRRSSDFLTHPVFRSHHSETAMLRYLRRLSDFDYALDRGMIPLGSCTMKLNATTEMEPVSWAEFAHIHPFAPDDQTVGYREMIGQLESWLAEVTGYDAVSVQPNAGSQGELAGLLAIRSYHASRGESHRDVCLIPSSAHGTNAASAVMAGMRVVVVACDDDGNVDLVDLDAKIEKHRNALAGIMVTYPSTHGVYETGIASLCAKVHDAGGQVYVDGANLNALVGFAKPGKFGADVSHLNLHKTFCIPHGGGGPGVGPVAVRAHLAPFLPGDPLGTHADATPAISAAKYGSAGILPIPWAYLRMMGAAGLTRATGVAVLAANYVAARLRGHFPVLYAGNKGLVAHECILDLRPLTKATGVSVDDVAKRLIDYGFHAPTMSFPVAGTLMVEPTESEDLAELDRFCAAMIAIRAEIEQVGSGAWPAGDNPLANAPHTAAMVSGDEWPHPYPRSVGAYPAGVDRAGKYWPPVRRIDGAYGDRNLVCSCPSPEAFED
- a CDS encoding endonuclease/exonuclease/phosphatase family protein, translating into MRLATFNLLHGRSLTDGLVNSDRLAAAVRALDADVLALQEVDRDQHRSGNLDLTAIAARALDAPQHRFAAALVGTPGEQFRPLRHDDDGHGEPCYGIGLISRHPVRSWHVTRLKPAPVRSPVYVPGPRGGLILLHDEPRVVLAAILDTPHGPLTVAATHLSFVPGWNARQLRQTVRALRALPAPRVLLGDLNLPAGPARLISGWHPLGRRPTYPSGQPRVQLDHILADRHALDQLPPVRAVTAPPSTVSDHRPLLVDLG
- a CDS encoding chorismate-binding protein, whose protein sequence is MAHGKSTERMRKVGPYGVETLPQMLVDVPAAPAACRGALTERARLQWRLGDGGDPAALAEEFLAAHGLPLHDLTRPAPAHHDTGACGAALYLSAAAGAYLAGAPTTAPEPAPALPDLTVVVYDHGRPRVTAAGPPSPWWLGAWTESWTPRQHADAVDAVRAAIGRGDVYQTNLVGHAAARYTGDPLPALSRLGALPGARYGGVLTGDGWAIGCASPETLVEVTDGQLITRPIKGTRPATAAGRSELIASAKERAEHIMIVDLERNDLARIARTGTVRVDDLFAVRRWCDLWQAESTVRAAAADGLGLADLLRATCPGGSVTGAPKHAALTQINALEPVGRGASMGALGWVAPGRVDLGLTIRTAAADAELLHTWAGGGITWDSDAYAEVAEAAAKTAPIRAALAGR